The following are encoded together in the Thunnus maccoyii chromosome 18, fThuMac1.1, whole genome shotgun sequence genome:
- the s1pr2 gene encoding sphingosine 1-phosphate receptor 2: MNLCCKAAVLYHPVTMKNKYSQYYNRTLIPSYYAFAKNMTIQDLHKRSEDKKVLTNLNIVIVVLCTIIILENLLVLIAVCRNKKFHSAMFFFIGNLAFSDLLAGSAYIANIFLSGSKTFELVPVQWFIREGTAFIALAASVLSLLAIAIERYIAITKVKVYGSNKTCRMFLLIGACWVTSILLGGLPIIGWNCINNLPECSAVLPLYSKKYILFVVTIFSLILLSILILYVRIYLIVRSSHQEATNSQAYALLKTVTIVLGVFIMCWLPAFTILLLDSSCRIQLCPILSKADIFFGFATLNSALNPVIYTLRSKDMRKEFLRVLCCWGVLQSGRPADRCLVPLRSSSSLEHCTNKHEHQTTPIMQDCTTCV; encoded by the coding sequence ATGAATCTTTGCTGTAAAGCCGCTGTGCTCTACCACCCTGTCACCATGAAGAACAAGTATTCCCAGTACTACAATCGGACTCTGATCCCCTCTTATTATGCATTTGCTAAAAACATGACCATCCAGGACCTGCACAAACGCAGTGAGGATAAAAAGGTGCTAACCAACCTCAACATTGTCATCGTGGTACTCTGCACCATCATCATTCTGGAGAATCTCCTGGTCCTCATTGCTGTCTGCCGCAACAAGAAGTTCCACTCTGctatgtttttcttcattggCAACCTGGCATTCTCAGATCTGCTGGCAGGCTCGGCTTACATAGCCAACATTTTTCTATCTGGGTCAAAGACCTTTGAGCTGGTACCCGTGCAGTGGTTCATCCGGGAGGGCACGGCATTTATTGCTCTGGCAGCTTCAGTCTTGAGCTTGCTGGCGATAGCTATAGAGCGATATATTGCCATCACCAAGGTCAAGGTGTATGGCTCCAACAAAACGTGCCGCATGTTCCTCCTTATAGGAGCTTGCTGGGTTACCTCCATCCTGCTTGGAGGACTTCCCATCATCGGCTGGAACTGTATTAACAACCTTCCTGAATGCTCAGCCGTGTTGCCACTCTACTCAAAGAAATACATCCTCTTTGTTGTCACCATTTTCAGCCTGATACTACTCTCTATTCTCATTCTCTATGTGAGGATCTATTTGATTGTACGCTCCAGCCACCAGGAAGCGACCAACTCACAGGCCTATGCCCTTTTGAAAACAGTCACCATAGTGCTGGGTGTCTTCATCATGTGCTGGCTGCCTGCTTTTACCATCCTCCTCCTAGATTCATCCTGCAGGATACAGTTATGCCCTATCCTCTCCAAAGCAGACATCTTTTTTGGCTTTGCCACTCTGAACTCAGCACTTAACCCAGTGATCTACACACTGCGCAGTAAGGACATGAGAAAAGAGTTTCTGCGTGTGTTGTGCTGCTGGGGGGTGCTGCAAAGTGGACGACCAGCTGACCGCTGTCTGGTCCCTCTAAGGAGCTCCAGCTCTCTGGAACACTGCACCAACAAACATGAACACCAGACCACACCCATCATGCAAGATTGTACCACCTGTGTCTGA